AACAATTAATTCTCTCCTTTCTTTATCCCAGGAGAGCAATTCTGAAAAGTCAACTTCGAAATTCCTTTTTAATAATGAATTTTTTACTTTTTCAGGTTCTTTTCTTATCAAATTAATATCAAGCATATTGAAAGCCTCCATATTTATTTTTTATTATATAAATAAACCTCCCGTCCCACTACAGAGACGAGAGGTTAATCCCGCGTTGCCACTCTTGTTGCCGTTACGTAATAATAACAGCCTCTTTTAAGTGCTGTAAGGTACACTAAACCTCAGATTCGTCATCTGCCAAGTACAGGAAGCGGAAATTTAGCCTCTGCACCGATTTGCACCATCCACCGGCTCTCTTAAGCATACAACTAAAATATTCTTCCCAAATGTTTTACAATATTTATTTATAATTTATATTTACCAATTTTAAGCGAAAAAATTATTTTATTAACACAAGTTTACTATTTTACTAACTGTTCGTCAAGCAGCCTGATAACACTCATTATTATTAAATCCATAAATTAAGTTTGTTTTCTTTTTCATCAATTCTCCAGCTTATTATTAGTGAAATTATTCCTGCCATTGCAATAAGCATCCAAGTAAACATGACTCCAAACCAGCCAAAGTATTCTACTATTAATCCGGTAAGGCTTGCTGCTATACCAGTTGCAATATATGAACAGAAGTCCAAAAAACCTGCTACTGATGAAACTTTATTATACTTTGCATATTTCATGGGAATCAGTCCTATCAGCAGTACATTTACCCCGTACATGGCACCTGATGATAAGCTAAGAAATAACAGCGCCCATGTAAGACCCAGTCTGCCGAAGGTTATCAAACCTGCAAGCATAGCTATACCAAAAGCAAATAGCGAAATAATTGTAATTTTTTCTTTATATTTAAATTGTTTATTTAGCCATCCTGCAAATAACATGCCAGCCAGGTTTATGAAAGGAATAATTGATATGGCAAAACCTGTAGATACAATATCAATATTATGTGTCTCCATAACAAAAGTTGGAGTCCACAGTCCCACACCTTCTTTTATAATACCTTGGGCAAAACATGCAACAACAATAAGCCAAAGTTTTGTTTTATTAATAAAGGATAATAATGAAATTCCAGAGTATTCTTTATTTAACTCTTCCTCTTTTATATCAGAGGAATGCTCAATAATATTATCAGTAATTTCAAAACCTGCATCCTTAGGATTGTCAGCAGTTTTGGTTAACCATATGAAAGAATATAACAGAATTATAAGACCTGGGATTATAAACACCCATCTCCAACTAAAATGTGAAATTATATTCCCGGAAATTGACCAGGATAAGCTGTATCCTGCAATCATTGATGTTGAAATTGCAACTACAACACCGTTCATTTTAGATTGGGGATACCAATTTGAGAGTGTTTTTGCCATAGGCCCCCATAACATTGACTGAAAATATCCGTTTACACCCCATAAAACAAGCATAAGATAGTAGTTGTTTGAAAAGCCAAAAAGTATATTGGATATTGCTGTAACTATAAGCCCTGTAAATACCATGAATCTGCCTGAAAGCCTGTCGCCAATATATCCATTTGTCAGTTGCCCTATTCCATATATCCAAAAAAATAAACTCCCTATCAGTCCTACTTCAGTCCTGCTTAATTGAAAGGAGTTTTCTATGTACGGAAGAGCTATGGAGAGATTTACTCTGCCAAAATAAATACAAGAGTACGCCAGCCAGCATAATATAAATACCCTAAGCTGCCAGTACCTTAATCTTTCATTATTCATTTCGTATCTCCAGTAATACTTGTTTTTATAAGGGCAATAATATTTTTGCAAATATTAAAATAATTCTTAATAATTATTTTATAGTACTATTTTATGAATTCTTCATAATAACATTCTCAATAACATTTGCTACTTCTTCACAGTCATCGCAACATTTCTCCAGGAAGTCGTATGTCCGGTCCCAGGCTATAACTTCCTTGAAGTCATCACAATTAACATACAATTCTCTAATAGCTTCTGTAAAATATGTATCTCCCACTTCTTCCAGATGGTTGACTTCAACAATCAAGTCGTGGAGAATCTTTGATTTCCGAAAATTATGAAATTCATTTAATGCTGATTTTAATGTATTACAACATTTTACAATTAAATCGCTCATTTTTTTCGCATATTCACGCACACTTCTTATGTTACGCATATACATGTGCATAAGCACATCTTCGATGCTGTCAGTCACATTATCAATTGAGTCTGTTAAAGCCATGATGTCTTCTCTTTCTATAGGCGTGATAAATTCACGGGCAAGCTTTTTTATCATTACATGCCTTGCTTCGTCTCCCTGATGCTCGATATTATGCATTTCTTTCATTCTTTCCTGTAGTGTATCAGGATTATAATTGTTTAGAATATCGTTTAATAGATTCGCAGCTTCACAGGAATAATTTACCAATTCCACAAATGTACTAAAATAGTTTTCATCTTTTTTTAGTGTCATAATTACTTCCTTTCTTTCACTTTTTATTTAAGTTATTTTATACATAATCAGTTATATTAAGTAGTGCATGTTGTTATATATATTTTGCTAAACATCTATGTAAAATATTTAGAATATCTTCATAAACAGCAGGGCCATTAAAAACCCTATCAGTCCGCATCCGGGGAATGTGAGAACCCATGCAAGTATCATTTCTTTGACTACACCCCAGTTTACAGAAGAAATTCGCTTCGCTGAACCAACACCCATAATTGCTGTAGTCTTGGTATGAGTTGTACTTACAGGAAGTCCCAGTGCGGAAGCTGCAAACAGGCAGATAACCGCAGCCATGTCAGCCGAAAAGCCTTGGTATTTCTCCAGCTTTACCATATCCATTCCCACTGATTTTATTATTCGGTATCCTCCTACTGAAGTACCTAGTGCCATAATTGCGGAACAAATAATAATTAACCATATAGGAATATGAAACTCCACTACCGTTGCCTGTCCTTGCGCCAAAAAGGCGCCCAACATAAATACGCCCATAAATTTTTGTCCATCCTGGGCTCCATGCATAAATGCCATACCTGCACTGGCGGCAACTTGCGAATATTTAAAAAAGTTATATGTCTTTTTTCTGTTAATTCCTTTAAAAATAAATTCAACTATTTTTACAACAAGTACACCCATAAAGAATCCTATCACCAAAGAAAGAAACAAGCCATAAATAACTTTTACCCATTCATTAGGATTTATACCTTTTATTCCCCTCTGAAGTGCAATTGCTGCACCAGAGATTCCCGCAATCAAAGCATGGCTTTCACTTGTTGGAATTCCAAACCACCATGCAGCCGTAGCCCAAATAACAATAGCAAAAAGTGCTGCGCAAAGAGCTACCAATGCTTCATGGGGATCTCCGCGGAAATCCACCATTTTGTAAATAGTCTGGGCAACAGTTGAATTAAATAATGTCATAACGAAAACTCCCAGAAAGTTGAAAACTGCAGCCATTATTATTGCAGCCCTGGGGCTCATTGAACGCGTAGAAATGCATGTAGCTATGGCATTAGGTGCATCTGTCCAGCCATTTACCAATATAACACCAAAGGTAAGAAGAGTTGTAATAAATAGTGCTAAATTAGATATAAATTGGCCTATAAAATCACCAAATGTAATAGTCATGTTGTAAATTCCCTCAATTTCTTCATTTTATCAAAAAATGAGATATTTTCACAAATATACACCTGTACTAGCATACCATTTTTTATTATATTGTACAATATATTTTATTAGTTTTGTATACAATAAACAATTTAATAATACATAATACAGAATATAATAGGCAGAAAAAACAACAAAAGTTCCACTAACTAAAATAATTATTAAATTAAATTAACATAAAATTAGAAAAACTGTTGATCGGATATTAGTTTAACCAAGAGCGAAATGAGTTTGCTTGTATAATATAATGGAGCTGAGGAAGGGACTCGAACCCTCGACCTATTGATTACGAATCAATTGCTCTACCGACTGAGCTACCCCAGCTAACAAAACTATGTTAAACCTTTTATATTATACAACATTATTGCAACGAAATCATCATCATTTTTATTTTTTTCACATAATCAAGTTCCGCTCTCCCAGGAAGAAAGGTAAGCTATCTGTTCTTCAGTTAGTGTATCGATTTCTATTCCCATGGTATTCAGTTTCAAGCGTGCAATTTCATGATCAATTTCTTTTGGAAGCACATATACCTTTTTATCCATTTTATCATGGTTTTTAACGATATATTCTGCAGCCAGCGCCTGATTTGCAAAACTCATATCCATAACAACAGCGGGATGCCCTTCTGCAGCAGCAAGATTAAGAAGTCTTCCTTCCGCAAGAAGATATATTTTCTTGCCGTTTTCCAACGTATATTCTTCAGTAAAATCCCGAACTATTCTTTTTGAAACAGATAAGCTTTCAAGTGCCTGGATATTTATCTCATCGTTAAAATGTCCGGAATTTGCAATAATGACACCGTCCTTGGCCAATTCCATATGTTTTTTATCTACTACATTTAAATTGCCTGTAACAGTAATAACAACATCTGCATCAACTATTGCCTGTTCCAGCTTCATTACCCTGAAACCATCCATAACTGCTTCAATGGCTTTAATATGGTCAACCTCCGTAACAATAACATTGGCGCCCATGCCCTTAGCCCTCATGGCAAGGCCTTTTCCACACCAGCCATACCCACATACCACAAAATTTTTACCGCATAAAAGAATATTGGTTGCCCTAAGAAGTCCATCAATGGTACTCTGGCCTGTTCCATACCTGTTATCAAAAAGATGTTTTGTCTCTGATTCATTAACAGCAATAACCGGAATTTGAAGCTTCTTCTCTCTTTCCATGCTTTTTAGCCTTATTACACCTGTAGTGGTCTCTTCCGTACTACCAAGAATATCTTTTAAATAGCTGTCCATATATTGTTTATGAAGCAGTCCCACCAAGTCTGCTCCGTCATCCTGTGTAATCTGCGGTTTATGTTCAATTACCGAAATCAAATGGTTATAATAAGTATCCCTATCTTCACCTTTTATTGCATATACAGATATACCATAATCCTTTACAAGTGAAGCAGCTACATCATCCTGAGTTGACAGAGGATTTGAGGCACACAATGCAACATCTGCCCCACCCTCTTTTAGAGTTCTCATTAAATTGGCTGTTTCAGTAGTAACATGAAGACAGCATGACATCCTTATACCTTTAAGAGGCTTTTCCTTGCTGAATCTTTCTCTTATAGATTTTAATACGGGCATTTGATTGTCTGCCCATTCAATTCTTAACTTTCCTTTTGTTGCCAGGGAAATATCCCGTATATGATGTTTTACCATATATACTCTCCTTTACATCTTCCAGTTTTCCATAATTTTACTAACAAGCATTGTGAACTTTTGTTCTGTTTCACCGGCTGTCTTAATTACTTCTTCATGATTTAAAGAATTATTGCCTATTCCTGCTGCCATATTAGTTATACATGATACTCCAAGGACTTTCATGCCACTGTGTCTGGCGGCAATAACTTCAGGAACTGTAGACATACCTACTGCATCAGCACCTAATATCCTAAGAGCTCTGATTTCTGCAGGAGTTTCATACATTGGTCCCTGTGTGAATGCATACACACCTTCTTTAATATCAAGAGAAAGTTCCTCTGCTGATTTTCTTGCAATCTCTCTTAAATCTTTATCATATGTATTACACATATCAGGAAACCTTTTACCATAGCTCTCCTCATTAATTCCTCTCAGTGGAGAAGGTGAAAAAAAACTTATGTGGTCGCTTATTATCATTAGGTCTCCAGGTTTAAAGTTTTCGTTTATTCCACCTGACGCATTTGTAACAAGTATGCTGCCAATACCTAGAAATTTAAATACCCTGATCCCAAATACCACCTGGTTAATATCATAACCCTCATAATAATGGAATCGGCCTTTCATGGCAGCAACCAGCCTTCCAAAGAAGCTCCCCAAGATTAGCTTGCCTGTATGGCCTTCTACAGTAGTATGAGGGAATCCCGGTATTTCATTATAATCAATTGCTACAGCATCATTTATTTTATCAGCCAGCGAACCTAAACCTGAACCTAGAATAATTCCTATTTCAGGCTGAAAATCTATTTTATTTCTAATATATTCTGCAGCTATCGCTGCCTTATTCATTGTTTCATTCATTTTTCTCGCACCAACATTTTTTATACATATTATACACCATTCCTGTTTTTTTAACATTAATATATGGCAAAATATTCTTTATGATTAAAATTATTTAAATGTTATAATATCCCCAAAGCAATATTTTTGCCCTGACAGGAGGAAAGTATGCTTAAATTCCCGCCTAAAAAACATATATTAAAAAAGTTCATAATTAATGTATCTATGGCTCTATCCTGCATTTGCATATTTTCTTTACTATTCACATGGGGTTTAACAAAAACTGTTTTAAATTCAAAAACGCATAAAATATTATTCTTAAAATATGATATATATTCTATAATTCAAAATTACATAGAAAAATCCGTAGGGACTTTAGAATATTATTTAGAAAGCCAGATGACTCAAAATAGTAACTTAAACGATCTACTTTCTTCTCTGCTGGAAAAAAATACATCCTACGATTTGATCAGGACAAATATTGACTCTCTCAGAGATGGTTTTTTTAAATATATAAATAGAGAAACAGAACTGCTTCCTGACATTTTTATTGATACTTCAAGCTTAAACCTGGGGAGTCCCCTTGAAGGTAATAATTTTTTTATGGGCAAAACATTTCTAACCGGACAAGCACCTTTAAAAATTGATAAAATTAACTTAAGTACTATACTCCATTATACTAACAGAAATACTCTGTGGGAATATTTATTGACAGCCAGGGTAGTCAGTTCTGTAATTAAAGTAACTCCCAAAATAACATTATTATTACTTGCACTAATTTTAGTCTTCAATATACTTCTTACTATGGAACCAGTTTCTATACTGAAACTGATAAGAAAAATAATTTTATACAGCGGTATTTTGCATCTATGTTCCGCTTTTGCCCTGTTTGCGTTAATGGAATTTTATATGTTTAAGTATTGTTATTCACCATTTTTCTTAAATAGTGATATATTAAAAATGATAATACCTTATATTAAAAACTGCACATTTCCCATGATATTTTTCTTATTACTTATTGGATTAACTTTTATTGTGCTGAACATGTTTTTACCAGGTCTATATAAATACATAGGTATATGCGCTTTCAAATATAGAGGTAAACTAAATAATAGGTTTATAATGAAGAAAAATTTCGTTAAATTTTTTCTTACAATTAGCTTGCTAATTATTTTTCTTTATTCCGGATCTACTGTTAATCAGATTTACCGAAGACTAGAATCTGATTATTTGTCTCTCCCTTTAACCAGGGCAAATAAGGCAGAAACCTTTGTTCAGGCAATTTCCGATGAAAACGAATTTATATATAGTTTAAGCGTCAAGGTTATATGCCGCAATACAGGCCATCCGGTTCAGGGAATTTTTGTTAATGTAAGTGACCAAATTGAAATTCAAAATCTAAGTAAATATGACAATTCCAGAAAAACTAATGAGGATGGCATTGTAAAGTTTAAGCTTGATAAAGGTATTTATAAAATAGATTTGCTTTCACTTTCCTTCCCCGAGAAATATAAACTGCCTCCTTCTGTGTTAGTAGACATAAAAAATCCTGGGACAATTTCTGTTCAATTAGAACTTGAAGAATCCCAGGAAATGTCTTGTTTTTATTCAATGAAATAACTTAGCCCAGCCGTTCTTCAATAATTTTTATAAGTTCATCAGCTCTTGAGGACAAGTACTCACTGTCTTTACCTTCAATCATTACCCTTATGAGGGGTTCAGTTCCTGACGGCCTTATAAGTACTCTTCCTTCACCGTTAAATTCATCTTCCAACTCCCTGCATTTGGCTGCAATTACTTCATCATCCATATACTTATGTTTATTACTATTTTTTACCCTGGCATTCCTTAGAACCTGGGGCAGCACTTTCATTACGGAAGATAACTCAGATAATTTTTGTCCTGAGTTTTTCATTACTTTAAGCAGTTGAAGTCCAGTTATGATTCCGTCACCCGTACTGCTATGCTCTAAGAAAATAATATGACCTGACTGTTCTCCGCCCAGGCAATAACCGCTAGAAAGCATTTCTTCCAAAACATACCTGTCTCCCACTTTTGTTCTTACCAAATCTATACCACTGGCCTTTGCCATTAAATCAAGTCCCAGATTGCTCATAACAGTTGCAACTATAGTATTTCTGTTTAGCCTGCCGCAACGTTTCAGATATAGGCCCAAAATCGCCATTATTTGATCCCCGTTAACCACATTGCCTTTTTCATCAACGGCCATGAGCCTGTCGGCATCCCCATCAAAGGCTAGGCCAACATCAGCTCCGGTTTCAAGGACTAACTTACATAATTCATCAGTATTGGTTGAACCGCATTTGTAATTTATATTTATGCCATCAGGCTGATTATTAATAACGTATATTTCAGCACCCAATTGTGACAATACAGTGGGCGCAGCTATATAAGATGCTCCGTTAGCACAATCCAGGGCAATTTTTATTCCCGTAAGATCACAATCTATTGTGTTCTTTAAAAAGTTTATGTAGTCATTCAAAGCATTATGTTCTATGCTTTTCCTGCCTATTTTACTGCCTAAAGCAAGAGGTATTTCTTCTGATTTGTTAAGTATCAAATCTTCAATCTTTTCCTCAATTTCATCGGAAAGTTTATATCCTTTGTTATTAAAAAATTTTATGCCATTGAACTCGTAAGGATTATGTGAAGCCGATATCACAACACCGGCATCTGCTCCATATAATTTCGTTAAATATGCTACAGCTGGTGTTGGTAAAACTCCAAGACATACAGCTTCTGCACCAACAGAACAAATTCCTGCTATCAAGGCAGCTTCAAGCATATGTCCAGAAATTCTTGTATCCATGCCAACGAGAATTTTAGGTGTGTGATTGGTTTCAGACGTTAAAACGAAAGCTCCCCCTTGACCGAGTTGATATGCCAACATAGGAGTTAATTCCTGATTTGCTACACCTCTCACTCCATCAGTTCCAAAAAGTTTTCCCATATTTTATTTGCCTCCCAAAATAAGCTTTTTTAGATAATTATATTATCATATGTTCTATACATCAAGATAATTTCCCAAATTTTGCTATTTATTCTAATTCTTCTTCTACTTTTTTACTTATTACTACCTCAACTTCATAGGATCCTATTAATCTGGAATTTTGAGGTAAGTCTACCATTAACGGAAGCAAGTAGGTTCCCTCATCCAACCCTGAAACATCTACTCTGGGTTTCAGACTTAACAAATTAACTCTGTCTAAGTCCATCTTTCTTCCTCTGAATGTAAATTCAATTTCTTCATTATTTATCATATATGTAAAAGAATCATCCACTACCGCATTAAGAAGATTTATTTCGTCGCCTCTTATGGTAAAAGACCTATCCTCCAATTTTTCAATAACTATATTTACCCTTATTTCTCCTGGTGTATTAATCAAAGTGACTCCTTCGGGCAGGCTTAGTGGTATAGTAGCACTTATACTGTTCTGAGCATCCTGTATATTAAGTGTTTCAGTCTTTAACTGATCAATTTGAGAAAGCGTCTCATGGGGTGCTCTTATTAACGCTGTTTCCGGAGCAATACTTCTGGATATTTCAATATAATCCTCTGCCGGGGACCCTGTAGTAACAAGTGCAATAGGAACTTCTTTGCCAACTTCAACAACCACATCCACAATAACATTCTTGCTCAAGTCAGCAATAATTTCACCATTTTTATTATATACTGTGCATTCTTTTTTAACCTCATAGTCCCGGTCAAGATCTTTTGGAATCTCCACAATCACTTTTACTTTGTCTATTGTATCCACCAGGGATTCAATATCTTTAAATTCAACACCTTCTGGCTTCACAAAGCTTCTTATTATTTTGTAGTTCTGTTTAGGAGTTCCATGTACTTCGATATCTATTGGAAAACTTGAAGTTTTAATTCTTTCAAGCTTAACACTAATAGTGGACGGAGACATGTTTACAACAACATCTTTTAAATCATGTTCCAGATTTATTGGTAAAAATTTATCATCTACTGAATTTATCTGGGAAAGATCAATTGATGCTTCAAAGTCTGTAGAAAGAATGTTTTTTACAATATCTGACCTTCCTCTGACGTACACTTCAACATTCCGGTTTACCTTATTTATTAGTTTAAGGTTCTTATATGCCAGGGTATTTTCATTCTCAATCTTTAATTCTACATTAATCTTTTTTGTTTCATAAGGATTGCTTATATTAAGCACATATAACCATAAGAGCATAGCCAGTAGAACTGAAAATATTTTTAAAGTTAAATCCTTTTTCAAGATCCCATTCATTTGCTCCTCACCTTCCATAATGACAACTTTTTATTC
The nucleotide sequence above comes from Clostridiaceae bacterium. Encoded proteins:
- a CDS encoding MFS transporter, whose protein sequence is MNNERLRYWQLRVFILCWLAYSCIYFGRVNLSIALPYIENSFQLSRTEVGLIGSLFFWIYGIGQLTNGYIGDRLSGRFMVFTGLIVTAISNILFGFSNNYYLMLVLWGVNGYFQSMLWGPMAKTLSNWYPQSKMNGVVVAISTSMIAGYSLSWSISGNIISHFSWRWVFIIPGLIILLYSFIWLTKTADNPKDAGFEITDNIIEHSSDIKEEELNKEYSGISLLSFINKTKLWLIVVACFAQGIIKEGVGLWTPTFVMETHNIDIVSTGFAISIIPFINLAGMLFAGWLNKQFKYKEKITIISLFAFGIAMLAGLITFGRLGLTWALLFLSLSSGAMYGVNVLLIGLIPMKYAKYNKVSSVAGFLDFCSYIATGIAASLTGLIVEYFGWFGVMFTWMLIAMAGIISLIISWRIDEKENKLNLWI
- a CDS encoding DUF47 family protein → MTLKKDENYFSTFVELVNYSCEAANLLNDILNNYNPDTLQERMKEMHNIEHQGDEARHVMIKKLAREFITPIEREDIMALTDSIDNVTDSIEDVLMHMYMRNIRSVREYAKKMSDLIVKCCNTLKSALNEFHNFRKSKILHDLIVEVNHLEEVGDTYFTEAIRELYVNCDDFKEVIAWDRTYDFLEKCCDDCEEVANVIENVIMKNS
- a CDS encoding phosphoglucosamine mutase, which encodes MGKLFGTDGVRGVANQELTPMLAYQLGQGGAFVLTSETNHTPKILVGMDTRISGHMLEAALIAGICSVGAEAVCLGVLPTPAVAYLTKLYGADAGVVISASHNPYEFNGIKFFNNKGYKLSDEIEEKIEDLILNKSEEIPLALGSKIGRKSIEHNALNDYINFLKNTIDCDLTGIKIALDCANGASYIAAPTVLSQLGAEIYVINNQPDGININYKCGSTNTDELCKLVLETGADVGLAFDGDADRLMAVDEKGNVVNGDQIMAILGLYLKRCGRLNRNTIVATVMSNLGLDLMAKASGIDLVRTKVGDRYVLEEMLSSGYCLGGEQSGHIIFLEHSSTGDGIITGLQLLKVMKNSGQKLSELSSVMKVLPQVLRNARVKNSNKHKYMDDEVIAAKCRELEDEFNGEGRVLIRPSGTEPLIRVMIEGKDSEYLSSRADELIKIIEERLG
- a CDS encoding inorganic phosphate transporter → MTITFGDFIGQFISNLALFITTLLTFGVILVNGWTDAPNAIATCISTRSMSPRAAIIMAAVFNFLGVFVMTLFNSTVAQTIYKMVDFRGDPHEALVALCAALFAIVIWATAAWWFGIPTSESHALIAGISGAAIALQRGIKGINPNEWVKVIYGLFLSLVIGFFMGVLVVKIVEFIFKGINRKKTYNFFKYSQVAASAGMAFMHGAQDGQKFMGVFMLGAFLAQGQATVVEFHIPIWLIIICSAIMALGTSVGGYRIIKSVGMDMVKLEKYQGFSADMAAVICLFAASALGLPVSTTHTKTTAIMGVGSAKRISSVNWGVVKEMILAWVLTFPGCGLIGFLMALLFMKIF
- a CDS encoding adenosylhomocysteinase; protein product: MVKHHIRDISLATKGKLRIEWADNQMPVLKSIRERFSKEKPLKGIRMSCCLHVTTETANLMRTLKEGGADVALCASNPLSTQDDVAASLVKDYGISVYAIKGEDRDTYYNHLISVIEHKPQITQDDGADLVGLLHKQYMDSYLKDILGSTEETTTGVIRLKSMEREKKLQIPVIAVNESETKHLFDNRYGTGQSTIDGLLRATNILLCGKNFVVCGYGWCGKGLAMRAKGMGANVIVTEVDHIKAIEAVMDGFRVMKLEQAIVDADVVITVTGNLNVVDKKHMELAKDGVIIANSGHFNDEINIQALESLSVSKRIVRDFTEEYTLENGKKIYLLAEGRLLNLAAAEGHPAVVMDMSFANQALAAEYIVKNHDKMDKKVYVLPKEIDHEIARLKLNTMGIEIDTLTEEQIAYLSSWESGT
- a CDS encoding purine-nucleoside phosphorylase, with the protein product MNKAAIAAEYIRNKIDFQPEIGIILGSGLGSLADKINDAVAIDYNEIPGFPHTTVEGHTGKLILGSFFGRLVAAMKGRFHYYEGYDINQVVFGIRVFKFLGIGSILVTNASGGINENFKPGDLMIISDHISFFSPSPLRGINEESYGKRFPDMCNTYDKDLREIARKSAEELSLDIKEGVYAFTQGPMYETPAEIRALRILGADAVGMSTVPEVIAARHSGMKVLGVSCITNMAAGIGNNSLNHEEVIKTAGETEQKFTMLVSKIMENWKM